The genome window AAGCAGGCTGGTAAGAAGGCTAACATTCCGGTTATTCCGTCCAGGCTTTCGATCTTAACCAAACCGATTAACGATCAGCGTGGGGTTTGCTTCTATTGCAGCCAGTGCTCCCGCGCCTGCCAGGCATATGCGGATTTTTCTTCGTCATCTGTGCTTTGTATCCCTGCTGTAAAAACGGGTAATGTTACATTGATCAACAATGCTATGGCACGCGAAGTGCTTACCGATCCGGTTACAGGGCTTGCAACAGGCGTTTCTTACGTTGACAGCCAAAAGCTTACCGAGCATACCATTAAGGCAAAAGTTGTTGTTCTTGCTGCAAGTGCAGGTGAATCTGCGAGGCTGCTATTAAACTCAAAATCAGACAGACACCCGAACGGACTAGCCAATTCAAGCGGCGTAGTAGGAAGATATCTGCACGATTCAACGGGTGCTTCACGCGGCGCATTCCTTCCGCATTTGATGGACAGAAAGCGTTATAATGAGGATGGTGTAGGCGGAATGCACGTGTACACGCCTTGGTGGCTGGACAACAAAAAACTGGATTTCCCAAGAGGTTACCACATTGAATACGGCGGCGGAATGGGCATGCCTAGCTACGGATTCGGTGCCGGAATTGAAAATATGAACGGAAAATACCCGACAGCGGCAGGTGTCACCAAGCCAGCGGGTGGATATGGTTCGTCATTGAAAGAAGATTACCGTCGTTTCTACGGAGCTTACGTCGGCATGGCCGGTCGTGGCGAAGCGGTTCCCAATTTTGATAACTACTGCGAAATTGACCCGAATGTGGTTGATAAGTTTGGTATTCCTGTTCTTCGTTTCCACTACAAATGGACGGATTATGAGATCAAACAAGCAAAACACATGCATGACACTTTCGAAGAGATCATTCATGCATTGGGTGGCGTTGCGAGTGGAACCAAACCTGGCGCAGACACCAATTACGGCATTGCAGCTCCGGGTCGTATCATTCACGAAGTAGGAACGGTGCGTATGGGTAATGATCCCAAAACTTCTGCGTTGAACAAGTTCTCACAAGCGCACGACGCGAAAAACGTGTTTGTGGTAGATGGTGGTTCTTTTGTATCCCAAGCGGATAAGAACCCAACCTGGACCATTCTGGCGCTTTCTATGAGAGCTTCGGAGTATATCACGGAGCAGGTTAAACAGAAAAATATCTAACATTGGAACACAGTTTCAAATCATAACTATGAAACGTCGAGATACATTAAAAGCATTAACGCTCAGTTCCTTAGGGATAACCGCATTAAGCCCGCAGGTTGCCCTCGCTGAACAAAGAGAACTTGATATCCAAACGCCCCCGGAAACCCCGCTTAAAATTCCGGGTGGACGCACAAAGGAAGAAGCGATCAGGGACGCCAAATTAATGAAGGAAAAATTCCTTACAGTGGCAGAACTGGCAACCATCAAAGTGCTGGTAGACATTATCATTCCGGCTGATGATAAATCGGGCAGCGCGTCACAAGCGGGCGTACCGGATTTTATCGAATTCATTGCTAAGGATATGCCTCAAAACCAGGTTCCTTTGCGTGGTGGGCTGAAATGGCTGGAATTGGAATCCAATAAAAGATTCAAGAAAGGCTTTACATTATTGACCAAAGCCCAGCAATTGCAGATTGTGGACGACATTGCCTATCCTGAAAAGGCGAAACCAATGCACAGCCAGGGTGTTGCCTTCTTCAATCTTATGCGTAATTTAACTGCATCCGGTTACTATACATCCAAGATTGGCATTGCTGACCTGGGTTATATGGGTAACACGCCAAATGTGTGGGAAGGTGTTCCTGCGGATGTTTTGAAGCAATATGGTTTGAGTTACGAATAGCATTTGATTTTATAGCAAAAGGCCCGATTACTTCTCAGTGACCGGGCCTTTTCATTTATAGTAACTTTGCTTTTAGTAAAGCTTCTGACGCTGCTGCTTCACAGTTTCGTCTTTCAGGAATTCGTCGTAAGACATTAGTTTATCCAAAATTCCTTTCGGCCCGATTTCAATGATCCTGTTCGCGATAGTATGAACGAACTGGTGGTCATGGGAATAGAACAAAAGACAACCGGAGAAATCGATCAGACCATTGTTCAATGCCGTAATGGATTCAAGGTCAAGGTGGTTGGTAGGATCATCCAAAACCAATGCATTAGCGCCTGAAAGCATGGTTCTGGAAAGCATACAACGCACTTTTTCACCTCCCGAGAGCACTTTCGCTTTCTTTAAAGATTCTTCACCCGAGAAAAGCATTCTTCCCAAAAATCCGCGGATAAAACTTTCGTCCTTCTCCTCAGAATATTGACGCAGCCAGTCTACCAGATTCAGATCGACGTCAAAAAACGAAGTCGGATCTTTTGTGAAATATGACTTGGTGATGGTAACGCCCCAGGTGTAGGTTCCTTTGTCCGCCTTCTGTTCTTCATTGATAATATCAAAGAAAGAGCTGATTGCCATCACGTTGCGGCTCACGAACGCTATTTTGTCCCCTTTATTTACATTGAAACTAACATTTTCAAACAGCTTTGTTCCGTCATCAGCCGTTTTTGACAGGCCTTCAACACGCAGCAGCTGATCGCCCACTTCCCTTTCAGATTTGAAAGCGATATATGGATATTTACGAGAAGACGGCTTAATGTCATCAATGGTAAGCTTATCCAACAGTTTGGCTCGGGAAGTTGCCTGCTTGGATTTCGAAGCATTGGCACTGAATCTTCTGATAAAATCTTCCAATTCCTTGCGCTTATCCTCGGATTTCTTGTTTTGGTCCTGACGCTGCTTCAAAGCGAGCTGGCTGGACTCGTACCAGAAAGAATAGTTACCGGAGAACATTTGTACTTTACTGAAATCAATGTCGACCACATGCGTACAAACCTCATCCAGGAAGTGCCTGTCGTGGGAAACAACGATCACGGTGTTTTTGAAATCGGCAAGGAAGTTTTCCAGCCAGAGCACCGTTTCAACATCAAGATTGTTGGTAGGCTCATCCAGAAGCAGCACGTCCGGATTTCCAAAAAGTGCCTGTGCAAGTAAAACCCGAACTTTATCATTGGCATTCAGATCGCCCATTGTTGCAGAATGCTGCTCTTCCGTAAGGCCTAGTCCGCTCAATAATTGCGCAGCTTCGGTTTCGGCTTCCCAACCATTCAAGTCAGCGAATTCTGCTTCCAGATCGGCTGCTTTTTCACCATCGGCGTCTGTAAATTCTTCTTTTTCATAAATCGCCTCGCGCTCCTTCATGATCTTGTAAAGGCGCTCATGGCCCAGGATCACCGTATCCATCACAGTATATGCATCGAATTCGAACTGATCCTGTTTCAGGAAAGTCATCCTTTCCCCGGGGTTCATGCTTACATTGCCTGTCTGCGGTTCTATTTCGCCTGAAAGGATCTTCAAGAATGTAGATTTCCCAGCGCCATTCGCTCCGATCACACCATAACAATTGCCGGGAACAAACTTTATATTAACCTCATCGAATAATACCCTTTTGCCGTATCGCAATGATACGTTCTGAACCGTAATCATTTTAAAATAATTTTTATGAATGAAAGCGCAAAACTACGAAATTCAGAACGAATTCGCATGTTGAACAAACTAAAACAAACGAAGCGAACCAGTGATTACCAGTCCGCTTCACAGAAATATTGAAATAAGATTATGGAATAACCCGCAATGTATGGGCGCCTTTGCCAACGCTGATCACCGCGCCCTGTTTTTTAAGCGAAGGCGAATCGCCTTTTGCAACTGTCCAGAACTCAACTCCTCCATTTCCTGTGCCATAAGCAAGATATTCAAAGACAGAAACGGCAACATTTGAACCATCCTTATCAAATGCAACGCTTTGCGGATAAATCCCTTCAAACGGATAATCAGCCACTTTTGTCAGTGCGCCCGTAGGTGCTGCAACTTTATATAATGTCAGCGAAGCGCCGGCTCCTGAACCTGCTTCCGTCCAGGGTGCACCGCTTTTGCCCGCATTGACGGTTACGAGCATAGAGCCGTCCGGGCTTACCGCAAATGATCCCGTATTTGTTCCGGCAGGAACCTGCGCCGCCACTTTATGTTCGATCGCGCCATCCATAGAGAAATTGACAACATGGATTTCGCCGGCCCCTGTTCCTTTTCCAGGTGATGCCGCCTTGGTATCCAGCACAAAATAATGTCTTCCATCTGCCGAAAATTTACCAAAAGAAGGCTCCGCTCCCACTTTCACGGGCTTGCCAACCATTTCCACATTCTTTAACTTCCCCGCTTCCCGGATCACTTTATAAAGTCCTACTTCATTGGAGTTATCAAGTGTAAATGCGATGAAATCACCTGACGGATGCCATGTAATGTCAATGATTTTATTTGCTGTATCAATGGCCGCAGGCAGGTTCAGGAAACGTGCAGGCTTGCCATCCGGCCCTGCCTCAATAAAAACGAGTTCTTTGCCGACATCATTGGTGGTCAGTATCAGTTCGTTTTTATTCACATCAATAGCATTCGGTTTGCGCCCGACTGAAAACCCAAATTTTGCTTTCGGCGCCGCCAGGTTAGTAATGTCCACGACGAACAATTTTTCTCCTGCCGGAAATTCGGTGAATGCATCCTTATATTCACTCACGCCATCCTCCGGACGCAGCCTGCTATCGAGCACATAAGCAAGCGTTCCGTTCGCCGGGACGGCTAATGTCTTTGAAGATGCAAGCACAGAATTGGATACGATAGCGCTTCCCAATCCCTTACTGCCTCTTTCAACTGGAAATTTAATGGTCGTCAGCAGGTCTTTTGCCGTGTTATCCCTCAACAGCTTGCCATCGACCAGCGCTGACGCTGCCATGTCGGCATCTGAAACAACGACCAAACCCCGGGCATTGAAGTTAATGGGTGATTGGGCAATCGCCGGAACTGCTCCCAAGGCTGCCAAACCAGCAAATAATGCGACTTTTTTCATAGAATGAATTTAAGTTAAAGGTGGTTACATTATTAAAAGGGTGGTTAAACCAAAGAAACCTTGTAAAGGGTTTAAGCCTTACAAGGTTTCTTTTTCAATCCGCAATATACGACAAAAAAAGAAAAGCCCCGATAACAGCGTTACCGAGGCTAAAATCTTTGCTACAAAAAATTATGCTGCAACTGAAATTGAATTAACCAATCTGGCCAATTTCGACTTCTGGTTAGAAGCTTTTTTCTTGTGGATGATGTTTTTCTTTGCCAAACGATCCAACATTGAAGATACAGTTTTGTAAACTTCAACAGCTACTGCCTTATCGGTCGTATCACGCAATTTCTTTATGTATGAACGTGTAGTTTTGTGTTGGTAGCGATTACGCAAACGCTTTGTTTCGTTAGCGCGGATTCTTTTTAATGCTGATTTATGATTTGCCATTTTGTAATGATAATTTTCTCTTCTTCTATTCGGTTTGCAAAAATAGAAATTGCTTGTTGAAATGCCAAATTTAGCTGTAAATATATTTGCTAAACCTTACAATACTCACTTGGGCATACGTTGCACATCCGAATTCAGATATTCTTCTATGCGGTTTTCCAATTCAGAATAAGGAATGTTGCTGTGCAGCTCACCTTCCACAGCAAGCGAAATTTTACCTGTCTGCTCCGAAATAACGATCACAATGGCGTCAGTGGCCTCGCTCATGCCCATGGCAGCACGATGCCTGAATCCCAGCGACGATGGAACATCGATGCCGTCAGCAACCGGTAAAACACACCTGGCCGCTTTCAAAATGCCGTCTACAATGATAATAGCGCCATCATGCAGCTCACTGTATTGATTAAATAAAGAAACCAGCAGCGGTTTGGAAACGCGGGCATCCAATAGTTCACCCGTCTCCACAAACTTGCCCAGATCGTCGCGCTTGTTGATAACTATGAGTGCCCCGGTAAAATTGGCGGCGATGGTTTTGGAAGCATCGACAATCTCTTTCAAATTTTTGCCTTTCAGGTCCAGCACAGAATTGCCCATCATTTTTTTAAGCAAACCATTATTGGTATAAATGGTCGACTTACCTATAATGAGCAAAAACCGCCGGATTTCCTGCTGAAAAATCACGATCAGTGCAACGGCTCCCACGCCCATGAAATATTGCAGGATAGCGGTGAGTAAGCCCAGTCCCAGCCCTTTTACCACCAGATAAAACACGTAAACAAACAGGTAACCCAGAAAAACCCGGCTCGCGATGCTTCCACGGACCAGTGTAAAAACCTGATAAAGAAGGATGGCCACCAAAAAAACATCCAGGACATCAGCCCAATTGATGTTTAAAAAACCCACACGCATAAGAAAATCAATATTATTTCGCGACTAAATTACTCTTTTTAATTTACACTTGAAGTAGCCATCCACAGTTTAACAGCTTCCGCAGCGGGCCTAACATCGTGCACCCGAATGATGGAAGCCCCTCGTTCCAAAGCCATTGTATTCATCACAGACGTACCATTTAATGCTTCCGCAGCGGATATGCCTAACGTTTTATAAATGGTTGCTTTCCGCGAAATGCCAACCAAAAGCGGGCAGTCCAGCAAGCTGAATGCTGACAAATGATGCATCAACTCGAAATTCTGTTCCGTATTCTTGGCAAATCCGAAACCCGGATCGACAATAATGTCCGCAACGCCCAAGGATCTCAGCTTGTCTATCTTTCCTTTCAAATCTTTCAAAACATCCGGAACGAGCTGATTATAAGTGGTCATAGTGCTCATCGTTTGTGGCGTTCCGCGCATATGCATTAATATGTAAGGAACGCGTAATGTGCTGACAACATCAAACATCTGATCGTCCAGAGTTCCTCCGGAAACATCATTAACGATGTGGGCACCTGTTTCTATTGCCCGCCTCGCTACTTCGGACCGAAATGTATCGACAGAAATAATCAGTTCAGGGAAATTTTTATTCAGTGGCACCACAGCCGACTCCACCCGATCCGACTCTTCGGCCACCTCTACTTCCTTTGCACCGGGACGTGTGGAATATCCGCCAATATCGACCATTATAGCGCCCTCTGCCAGCATCTGACCTGCTTTTGAGAGTAATTCATCTTCCGATCGCATCCGGCTTCCTTCGTAAAATGAGTCGGATGTAATGTTGAGAATCCCCATCACGGCTGGTGTGGACAGATCGAGCAGTTTGCCCCTGATGTTGAGCGTTTTTTTGCTAACTTGCAACATAAAATCTTGTTAAATCCAGACAAGGAAGTGATTATCAAAGTGTTTGATTTTCTTGTCTATTAAGCAGTAAACCAATTTTACGCAGTGAAATCCACAGAATCGGAATATCAGGAAATCATTCAGTATTGCCAAGATCTTTTCGCAAAAAAAAATAAAGATTACGGGACATCCTGGCGCATACTACGCATCCCTTCCCTTACCGACCAGATATTCATCAAAGCGCAGCGCATCCGCACCATTCAGGAAAAAGGCATGCAGAAAGTGGACGAAGATGTTTCCTCAGAATTCATCGGGATCATTAATTATTGCGTCATGGCATTGATCCAGATCGCCTCTATTGAGCAGAAGCAGGAGATCAATGACACCGAACTGACGACATTATACAATCAGCAAGTGAACGAAGTGAAGGAATTGCTGTTTAATAAAAATCATGATTACGGCGAAGCCTGGCGCGATATGCGCGTTAGTTCTATGACCGATATCATTCTCATGAAGTTATTAAGGATCAAGCAGATCGAGGATAATCAGGGATTAACCCTTGTTTCTGAGGGAGTTAAAGCTGGTTATCAGGACATTATCAACTATTCTGTCTTTTGCTTGATCAAATCCAATGCTTTGCAAACCAATTGATCCGGTATCGTCGTTACTGGCATTCCTAAAATTTTTGAAATGAAAATTCTTGCTCAGATCTCACGCATCATTGTTGGCTTACTATTCATTTTTTCAGGCCTGATCAAGCTGAATGATCCCGTTGGAACGCAATACAAGCTGGAAGAGTATTTTGAAGTCTTTGCAATGGACCTGCCCCAGTTTCATGACTTTTTTATGGCGCTTGTTCCGCTGGCGCTTTACTTTTCAGTCTTTCTGTGTACGGCCGAAGTGGTGCTGGGCATTGCATTGCTTGTAGGATATAAACCCAGAACAACCGCCTGGTCGCTCCTGCTGATCATTGTATTTTTTACCTTCCTGACATTCTATTCAGCTTATTTCAATAAAGTAACGGATTGCGGCTGCTTCGGCGCGGCGATCAAGCTCACGCCCTGGACTTCGTTTGGAAAAGACATTTTCCTGCTTGCGCTGATCCTGATCATCGTCTTTTACCGAAAGAAATTCAAAGCATTGCCCACCGGCATTATCGTCGTCATTTCGACCATTGCTTCGCTCGGCATTGCTGTTTACGCATTAAGGCATCTGCCCATTCTGGACCTGCTCCCCTACCGCGTCGGCGCCAGCATTCCGGCCCAACTGAAACCTTCCGAGCCACTGCGCTATCTGTATATTTTTGATAAAGGCGGCAAAGAAGTTGAGTTTGAAAAATATCCAAGTGATACTACATTGGTTTTCAAGGAAATGGTTGTGCTGAATGAGGACGCAAAGCCCAAAATAACAGATTACAAAGTTTGGAATGATGCAGGCGATTATACCGAGGAAACATTCAAAGGCAAGAAGCTTTTCCTGATCATTAAAAACCTGACAGACATTAATACTGCTGCCTTACCAGACATTAACAAGCTCATTAACAGGGTAAAAACGAAGGGTGTAGAACCCATTATCCTTACATCAGGCAATAGTGAAGAAATTGTAAAATTCCTGGCGGCGCATCAGCTCAATGCTCCTTACTATTATGTAGATGCCACGGTTTTAAAAACCATTTCCAGGTCCAATCCTGGCTTGTGGCTTTTGAAGGACGGCGTAGTAAAGGGAAAATGGCATTATAACGATACGCCGGAGGCGGAGGAAGTCATTGAATTGGTAAAATAATGAGCATGAAGAATGTCATATTAGTCGGTATGATGTCGTCCGGCAAATCGACATTGGGTAAAAAGCTGGCGAGACTGCTGGGTTACAAGTTTGTTGATCTGGATAAATTGATTGAAAAGGATCAGCAAAGCGACATTCCTGGCTTGTTTGCACAAAAGGGAGAACCGTACTTCCGTGAAGTAGAGAGCCGTATCTTGAAGGAACAAGCTTCACAGCACGGCATCGTGCTGGCATCGGGCGGAGGAACACCTTGTTTTCATGATAATATGGCTTTTATTAAGGGAATGGGCATCAGCGTATTTCTGGATGTTCCTGCTTCCAGCCTGGCCAAAAGGATCCGCAGCCACGGCAAGGACGATCGTCCTATTTTGTCGGGAGCAACTTCGCTTGAAGAAACATTACAGAACAAAATCGATGAGCGCCTGCCGTTTTATTCACAAGCAGACATTGTTATAAAAGGTGAAATTGAAGCAAATCATTTACTAGAAATGCTTCATCCGTTATTGTAGAAAATCTGCATAACAGAAAAATGCCCTCAACAAGTGGATCACTGGTTGAGGGCATTTTCATTTACAGCTGAAATCGTTTTTAGAAATTCATCCCAAAAGTCATTACAACATTTACCGGCCTGTGTGTCACTTCAACAGACGCATAGTTTTCGGGATTATTTAAAACATAGGGTGTATAAAGGGATTTGAATGTGCTC of Dyadobacter chenhuakuii contains these proteins:
- a CDS encoding GMC family oxidoreductase, giving the protein MFQIKEQPAVFDVCIIGSGAGGGMAALQLAQQGAKVALLEAGGYFDPADPKYITQLKWPYESPRRGASNHRPFGDFDAAWGGWELEGEPYTRKNGTQFDWFRSRMLGGRTNHWGRISLRFGPKDFKRKSIDGLGDDWPIGYDDVKPYYDKVDKLIGVFGTVENMDNEPDGIFLPPPKPRLHELFIKQAGKKANIPVIPSRLSILTKPINDQRGVCFYCSQCSRACQAYADFSSSSVLCIPAVKTGNVTLINNAMAREVLTDPVTGLATGVSYVDSQKLTEHTIKAKVVVLAASAGESARLLLNSKSDRHPNGLANSSGVVGRYLHDSTGASRGAFLPHLMDRKRYNEDGVGGMHVYTPWWLDNKKLDFPRGYHIEYGGGMGMPSYGFGAGIENMNGKYPTAAGVTKPAGGYGSSLKEDYRRFYGAYVGMAGRGEAVPNFDNYCEIDPNVVDKFGIPVLRFHYKWTDYEIKQAKHMHDTFEEIIHALGGVASGTKPGADTNYGIAAPGRIIHEVGTVRMGNDPKTSALNKFSQAHDAKNVFVVDGGSFVSQADKNPTWTILALSMRASEYITEQVKQKNI
- a CDS encoding gluconate 2-dehydrogenase subunit 3 family protein; the protein is MKRRDTLKALTLSSLGITALSPQVALAEQRELDIQTPPETPLKIPGGRTKEEAIRDAKLMKEKFLTVAELATIKVLVDIIIPADDKSGSASQAGVPDFIEFIAKDMPQNQVPLRGGLKWLELESNKRFKKGFTLLTKAQQLQIVDDIAYPEKAKPMHSQGVAFFNLMRNLTASGYYTSKIGIADLGYMGNTPNVWEGVPADVLKQYGLSYE
- a CDS encoding ABC-F family ATP-binding cassette domain-containing protein; translation: MITVQNVSLRYGKRVLFDEVNIKFVPGNCYGVIGANGAGKSTFLKILSGEIEPQTGNVSMNPGERMTFLKQDQFEFDAYTVMDTVILGHERLYKIMKEREAIYEKEEFTDADGEKAADLEAEFADLNGWEAETEAAQLLSGLGLTEEQHSATMGDLNANDKVRVLLAQALFGNPDVLLLDEPTNNLDVETVLWLENFLADFKNTVIVVSHDRHFLDEVCTHVVDIDFSKVQMFSGNYSFWYESSQLALKQRQDQNKKSEDKRKELEDFIRRFSANASKSKQATSRAKLLDKLTIDDIKPSSRKYPYIAFKSEREVGDQLLRVEGLSKTADDGTKLFENVSFNVNKGDKIAFVSRNVMAISSFFDIINEEQKADKGTYTWGVTITKSYFTKDPTSFFDVDLNLVDWLRQYSEEKDESFIRGFLGRMLFSGEESLKKAKVLSGGEKVRCMLSRTMLSGANALVLDDPTNHLDLESITALNNGLIDFSGCLLFYSHDHQFVHTIANRIIEIGPKGILDKLMSYDEFLKDETVKQQRQKLY
- a CDS encoding beta-propeller fold lactonase family protein — encoded protein: MKKVALFAGLAALGAVPAIAQSPINFNARGLVVVSDADMAASALVDGKLLRDNTAKDLLTTIKFPVERGSKGLGSAIVSNSVLASSKTLAVPANGTLAYVLDSRLRPEDGVSEYKDAFTEFPAGEKLFVVDITNLAAPKAKFGFSVGRKPNAIDVNKNELILTTNDVGKELVFIEAGPDGKPARFLNLPAAIDTANKIIDITWHPSGDFIAFTLDNSNEVGLYKVIREAGKLKNVEMVGKPVKVGAEPSFGKFSADGRHYFVLDTKAASPGKGTGAGEIHVVNFSMDGAIEHKVAAQVPAGTNTGSFAVSPDGSMLVTVNAGKSGAPWTEAGSGAGASLTLYKVAAPTGALTKVADYPFEGIYPQSVAFDKDGSNVAVSVFEYLAYGTGNGGVEFWTVAKGDSPSLKKQGAVISVGKGAHTLRVIP
- the rpsT gene encoding 30S ribosomal protein S20, translating into MANHKSALKRIRANETKRLRNRYQHKTTRSYIKKLRDTTDKAVAVEVYKTVSSMLDRLAKKNIIHKKKASNQKSKLARLVNSISVAA
- the cdaA gene encoding diadenylate cyclase CdaA, which produces MRVGFLNINWADVLDVFLVAILLYQVFTLVRGSIASRVFLGYLFVYVFYLVVKGLGLGLLTAILQYFMGVGAVALIVIFQQEIRRFLLIIGKSTIYTNNGLLKKMMGNSVLDLKGKNLKEIVDASKTIAANFTGALIVINKRDDLGKFVETGELLDARVSKPLLVSLFNQYSELHDGAIIIVDGILKAARCVLPVADGIDVPSSLGFRHRAAMGMSEATDAIVIVISEQTGKISLAVEGELHSNIPYSELENRIEEYLNSDVQRMPK
- the folP gene encoding dihydropteroate synthase, encoding MLQVSKKTLNIRGKLLDLSTPAVMGILNITSDSFYEGSRMRSEDELLSKAGQMLAEGAIMVDIGGYSTRPGAKEVEVAEESDRVESAVVPLNKNFPELIISVDTFRSEVARRAIETGAHIVNDVSGGTLDDQMFDVVSTLRVPYILMHMRGTPQTMSTMTTYNQLVPDVLKDLKGKIDKLRSLGVADIIVDPGFGFAKNTEQNFELMHHLSAFSLLDCPLLVGISRKATIYKTLGISAAEALNGTSVMNTMALERGASIIRVHDVRPAAEAVKLWMATSSVN
- a CDS encoding DUF1599 domain-containing protein, with translation MKSTESEYQEIIQYCQDLFAKKNKDYGTSWRILRIPSLTDQIFIKAQRIRTIQEKGMQKVDEDVSSEFIGIINYCVMALIQIASIEQKQEINDTELTTLYNQQVNEVKELLFNKNHDYGEAWRDMRVSSMTDIILMKLLRIKQIEDNQGLTLVSEGVKAGYQDIINYSVFCLIKSNALQTN
- a CDS encoding BT_3928 family protein, with translation MKILAQISRIIVGLLFIFSGLIKLNDPVGTQYKLEEYFEVFAMDLPQFHDFFMALVPLALYFSVFLCTAEVVLGIALLVGYKPRTTAWSLLLIIVFFTFLTFYSAYFNKVTDCGCFGAAIKLTPWTSFGKDIFLLALILIIVFYRKKFKALPTGIIVVISTIASLGIAVYALRHLPILDLLPYRVGASIPAQLKPSEPLRYLYIFDKGGKEVEFEKYPSDTTLVFKEMVVLNEDAKPKITDYKVWNDAGDYTEETFKGKKLFLIIKNLTDINTAALPDINKLINRVKTKGVEPIILTSGNSEEIVKFLAAHQLNAPYYYVDATVLKTISRSNPGLWLLKDGVVKGKWHYNDTPEAEEVIELVK
- a CDS encoding shikimate kinase, with the translated sequence MKNVILVGMMSSGKSTLGKKLARLLGYKFVDLDKLIEKDQQSDIPGLFAQKGEPYFREVESRILKEQASQHGIVLASGGGTPCFHDNMAFIKGMGISVFLDVPASSLAKRIRSHGKDDRPILSGATSLEETLQNKIDERLPFYSQADIVIKGEIEANHLLEMLHPLL